In the genome of bacterium, the window ATACTATTTTCCAGAATGGAAAACTTAGGACGCCTTGCCGGTCTATTTAGCTCCTCAGAAGTAATCGGTTTCACACGAACATCCGAGTCCTGAAGAATCTCTCTTGCAAATTCATACCATGAACATTGTCCACTATTTGTAATATGCCAGATTCCATATAGGCTTGCCCTGGTAGTGGAATCCTTGCGCTCTGTTCCTATAAGCTGAGCAATGGCCCGGGCGAGGTCTTTTGTATACGTGGGTGAACCTATCTGGTCATTTACAACTTCTATCTCTTTTTTCTGTTTTGCCAGTTTTAAGATTGTAGTTACAAAATTTTTCCCGTTTTTTCCAAAAAGCCAGGAACTGCGAACTATATAAAACCTACTTAAAAGAGATTTAATATATAATTCCCCCCAATATTTCGATTTAGCATAGATGCTTTGAGGGTCCGGTCTATCAAACTCTAAATATGGC includes:
- the rfbD gene encoding dTDP-4-dehydrorhamnose reductase translates to HSAAYTDVDGCETNRDLAFRVNALGTRNIALACQRFDTELLYISTDFVFNGEKGEPYLEFDRPDPQSIYAKSKYWGELYIKSLLSRFYIVRSSWLFGKNGKNFVTTILKLAKQKKEIEVVNDQIGSPTYTKDLARAIAQLIGTERKDSTTRASLYGIWHITNSGQCSWYEFAREILQDSDVRVKPITSEELNRPARRPKFSILENSIWKLQGWKSLRHWKEALKDYLKEIE